Part of the uncultured Desulfobacter sp. genome, GAACCCACTCTCCACCACCTCCCTTCTCTCCTGTCCCCCCGGGTAACACCGGGGGGATCCTTTTTTATTTTAGTGCCCGACCGAAAACCGTAAATTTCCGTTCAGACACTATCTTTGTTACTCTTCCAAGGCCACAGGATTTTCGAGGACACCAATGCCTTCGATTTCAACCTCCATCCGATCCCCCGGCGCTATATAAACGCGGGGTTTACGGGTAAAGCCCACCCCTTCGGGCGTCCCTGTCAGGATCAGGGTGCCGGGTAAAAGGGTAGAAGACTGGGAGAGGTAGGAAATCATGTTGGCGATGCTGAACACCATGTCGCTGGTGTGGCTGTCCTGCATGGTTTCACCGTTGAGCCGCAGCTTAATGGATAGCTGCTGGGGATCCGGAATTTCATCCGTCAAGGTCATGACCGGCCCGCAGGGACAGAAGGTATCGTAACTTTTTCCCCGGGTCCACTGGAATGCGCCGGCATGCTTCTGCCACCGCCGGGCGGAGACATCATTGGTGCAGGTATAGCCAAGCACGTAATCCAGGGCCTCTTCTTCGGATACATTCTTGGCAGCCTTTTTAATGATCACCCCAAGCTCGGCTTCATAATCCACCTCTGGGGGGTCCGCCGCGCATTTTGGAATCAAAACGGCATCGCCGTGGCCGGCCAGGCTCCCAGGATATTTCATGAAAATAGCCGGATATTTTGGAATCTCCTGTCCCGTCTCTTTGGCATGACGCCGGTAATTCAGGCCTATACAGATAATGGACGACGGCTCCACCGGGGGCAGAACGTTTACCACATCCACCCGTTCACCGGTATCTTTGAAGCTGTAATCTTCAGACTGTTCGACAATACTTGCTGTCTTTCCGTCCCAATCGCACCCCATGACCTCTGTACCCTCTTGGGTAGTAAAACGAATGATCTTCATTTAAGGCTCCTTTATTCTTTTGATTGCATGGGCTATATTCATATCCGGAATTAAACACATCCGGCAAGGAAAAAATGAAATCTATTTTCACGGGCAGTATACATAATAAAAACAGCAGAAAGCAGGCCGATCTTATCATGGTTGTCCTGGCGTCCCAGTCTGTCAGGGCGGTCATTGATACGGCGCCTGACGGATCATGCGACATTTATGTCTCCGATGACGATGTGTTTAAGGCCCGGCAGCAATTGGAACGTTACCGAATGGAGAACAAAGATATTCCACATCCGGTTTCCCATGTGCCCTCGGGATTTTTTTTCTCCCCGGCCGCCCTGGCTCTGGCCTTTTTTTTAGCCGCCATTCACTACTTCATTGCTACCCGGGGCCTTCACAAACAAGCGATTCTGAACTTCGGTTCGTCCTCGTATTACCTGGGCCAGGGGCAAAATTTCAGGGCCGTAACCGCTTTATTTCTGCACAGCGATACAGACCATCTTATCGGCAATATGGCGGGAATCGTCATACTTGCGGGCCCGTTGCTTCGCGTCACAGGTTACGGCCAGGGTCTTTTGCTGCTGTTGGCAGCGGGCACGGCCGGCAATCTGATATCCGAAAGTTTTGGCCGGGATTTGCGGATCTCCATCGGCGCATCCACGGCAGTCATGGCGGCGGCCGGGCTGCTGGGAGCCCGGCGCATGACCATTGGCGCACCATCAGTTCATTCGGCATTTCCAAAGCTCAAAATACTGTTTCCCTTTGCTGCGGCAGCCACCCTGACCGCCATGTTCAGCCATGGTGAAAACACGGATGTGTCTGCCCATTTATTCGGTTTTCTTGCCGGCACCGGCATCGGGCTGTGCTACTATCCGTTGTCTGTACCCTTCTCCGGTCGAATAATCGGCCATATTAGTTTCGGCATTGTTTTGGGAATATTAAGTACGGCCCTGATCCAAGGTGTTTTAACTTTTCTGAAAGGATAAAATCAAATGAAGCAATAGCTGTTTATCGACTCTTGATTAATTAAACGGTTAGACAGCAAAAATGGAGGCAAATTCCCCGGCTACCATAATTCCAATTAAATCGTAAAATTCTACCAATTTCAGGAAATATTTTTACCATTTTCGCGAAATTTTTACTATTTTCGCAATAGAATTAATTTTAGTATTAGCCAAACATTGTTTTAACTTGACAATTAAAATGATTCTATCTTAATACGATTCTGCACCAATATTACATTTTTTTAACTAGTCTGAATTTTTCGGCAATCTGCTCTAAATTTTTTAGGCAAACTGTAAATTTACAGTTGCCGGAATCAAACTTCAGAAAGAAAAAGGAACGACTATGTACCCCAAAAAGAGAACTTATCATCTATTACTCTATTTTTTATTTTCATTTTTTTTAATTTCGACAATACCTCACAACGGTTGGTCTACGGATTTATCCATTACTGGAGACAATGGTATTGCCGGAGACAACGGCACCAGCGGTACGGTTGCCACGGACGGCACTTCGGGCACCGATGGCGGTGAGGCTGAGGCGATAACTACGGACACCACGCAACAGACAAACAGTGCCACAGCGAATGGCGGAAGCGGCGGCTATGGCGGCACTGGTGGTAACACCACGACCGAAGGCGGCATTGCCGGGGATGGCGGGAATGGCGGACATGGCGGAGATGCCACCGCAACATCCACTACTGACGTAGATGGCGATGATACAAGCGCTACGGCCACCGCAACCGGCGGCAGCGGAGGCTATGCCGGCAAGGGTGGTACTGCCTCAAACGGCGGGACAGATGGGCAGGCCGGAAATGGCGGAAACGGGGGAGCGGCTCAGTCAAGCGCAACAGCCCAGCAGACAGGAACCAGCGGAACAACCACGGCCTATGCGGGCAGTTACGGCGGAAATGGCGGGCAGACCTATCAAGGAGCGTCCAGCGGAAGCGGTGGTAATGCCCAGAGTACGGCCCTGGCATCCAGCACAAGTGATGAGAATACTGACCAGGTCTCTTCAACCGGTTATGCCTACGGTGGATCCGGCGGACGCCTGTACAATGGAGAGGTCGGCACAGCTGGGGATGGCGGGGATGCCCTTAGCACCAGTACGGCCCAGTCTACAGGCAACCAGTACACTTACGCTCACAGCACGGCGACCGGAGGCAACGGCGGTATTGTATATCACAGCGATTCAACCGGTAACGGCGGCAACGGCGGGAATGCCGAAGCAAACGCAACAAGTATTCAAACCTATACCGCTGCCACCCAGACAACCACGGCCACGGCAGATGCCAGGGGCGGCAGCGGCAATTATGGTAGAGGAGAAGAATACAGCGGTGGTGACGGCGGAAACGCCACGGGCTCCGCTTCAGTTATCGGTACAGGCACGGGCAGTGCATCGGCAACGGTTGACGCCCGCGGCGGTGCTGGTGGTATCGGATATGACGGTGCCGATGGTGGAAACGGCGGCACCGCAGAACTGGTTGATGCAGTTTCCGGCAGCAATGACGATGGTACCCTGACCCTGACGCAAAGGGCTTATGGCGGAGACGGAGGCAGATCCTATGGCGGCACCGCCGGCACTGCCGGTGCTGCAACCTCAACCCTGACCGGCGAGAACGCTGCCGGCGGCAACGTCACAATCAATACCTACGCAGAAGGCGGCAACGGCGGTGCCGGGTACGAGGGTTCTGACGGGGCCGACGGTGCTACAGCCTCGGCTTCAGGCACGGGCACCTCAACCGATGGCGGCACCGTAACCGTCAATGTTACAGGGACAGGCGGCAATGGAGGAGGCACATCTTCAGAGGGTGGCGATGCCGGCAATGGTGCGGATGTTGCGCTTACCGACGCCGTGGCCGGCAGCACCAGCGGTAGCCTCTACCTCACCCAGACAGCCAATGGCGGAAATGGCGGCAATGCTGACAGCACAACCGGTGCAGGCGGGTTAGGCGGTAATGCCTCCTCTTCTGTTACCAGGGAAGAAGATACTGCCGCTTACCTGGATATTGATACCAACGCTTACGGCGGAAACGGCGGATCCAGTTATACAACGTCCGGGTCAGGCGGCGATGCAAATGCGACAATGACCCTGGTCAGTTCATCTGGATCTGCAAATGGGTATTCCCGTGCCGATGGCGGAAATGGCGGAAATGGATACGGAACGGCCACAACCGGAAAGGGGGGGGATGCCGACGCATCCACTTCGGTGACCACGACCAGCTCCGATGAAACCAATAATGTTTATGCAAACAGTTATACATACGGCGGAGACGGCGGAACCCTTTACAATGGCGAGGGCGGCACTGCAGGAAATGGCGGGAATGCTGTCAGCACCAGCACAACCCAGTCTGCCGGTAACCAGTACACCTATGCGACAAGCACGGCA contains:
- a CDS encoding fumarylacetoacetate hydrolase family protein, with protein sequence MKIIRFTTQEGTEVMGCDWDGKTASIVEQSEDYSFKDTGERVDVVNVLPPVEPSSIICIGLNYRRHAKETGQEIPKYPAIFMKYPGSLAGHGDAVLIPKCAADPPEVDYEAELGVIIKKAAKNVSEEEALDYVLGYTCTNDVSARRWQKHAGAFQWTRGKSYDTFCPCGPVMTLTDEIPDPQQLSIKLRLNGETMQDSHTSDMVFSIANMISYLSQSSTLLPGTLILTGTPEGVGFTRKPRVYIAPGDRMEVEIEGIGVLENPVALEE
- a CDS encoding rhomboid family intramembrane serine protease yields the protein MKSIFTGSIHNKNSRKQADLIMVVLASQSVRAVIDTAPDGSCDIYVSDDDVFKARQQLERYRMENKDIPHPVSHVPSGFFFSPAALALAFFLAAIHYFIATRGLHKQAILNFGSSSYYLGQGQNFRAVTALFLHSDTDHLIGNMAGIVILAGPLLRVTGYGQGLLLLLAAGTAGNLISESFGRDLRISIGASTAVMAAAGLLGARRMTIGAPSVHSAFPKLKILFPFAAAATLTAMFSHGENTDVSAHLFGFLAGTGIGLCYYPLSVPFSGRIIGHISFGIVLGILSTALIQGVLTFLKG